Proteins encoded in a region of the Brevefilum fermentans genome:
- the sfsA gene encoding DNA/RNA nuclease SfsA — MKYPPLQPGILIERKNRFSALVQLDGGKTTTAYVPTTGRLTGALQPGCRVWMEQAHNPGRKTAFTLLLSELPGGGLCSVKATMANTLFAEAVSTGLLAAFPFTNVEKEVTYGHSRLDFRLSSPGTVCWVEVKSVTFVENGVGMFPDAPTTRGRRHLETLAELAAGGEQASAVFIAQRGDAQRFAPYETVDPEFAARLRQVNLAGVEVHAYRCDVRLDRIEIAEEISVVL, encoded by the coding sequence ATGAAATATCCACCACTTCAGCCGGGCATTCTGATTGAGCGAAAAAATCGGTTCTCCGCACTAGTTCAGCTTGATGGTGGCAAAACAACCACAGCCTATGTACCCACTACCGGCCGGTTGACCGGCGCACTCCAGCCAGGATGCCGGGTATGGATGGAACAAGCGCACAATCCTGGACGCAAGACCGCCTTCACCCTCCTGCTGAGCGAACTGCCGGGGGGCGGTCTGTGCTCGGTCAAGGCAACGATGGCAAACACGCTCTTTGCCGAAGCCGTAAGCACGGGTCTGTTGGCAGCCTTCCCTTTTACAAACGTTGAAAAAGAGGTCACCTATGGGCACAGCCGGCTGGACTTTCGCCTGTCATCACCTGGAACGGTGTGCTGGGTGGAGGTTAAATCGGTAACCTTTGTTGAGAACGGTGTGGGCATGTTCCCCGATGCGCCCACAACGCGCGGTCGCCGTCACCTGGAGACTTTGGCAGAATTGGCGGCAGGAGGTGAGCAGGCGAGCGCGGTCTTCATCGCTCAGCGCGGCGATGCACAACGCTTCGCCCCTTATGAGACGGTCGACCCCGAATTTGCTGCTCGGTTGCGCCAGGTCAATCTCGCCGGCGTAGAAGTCCACGCGTACCGCTGTGACGTACGCCTGGATAGAATTGAGATCGCAGAGGAAATATCGGTGGTGCTATAA
- a CDS encoding carbohydrate kinase family protein gives MYAKRAIIAGLLCLDVIPDLSAVSEGQFQHRFQPGHLMRTGGVRSIPGGAVANTGLALHRLGIPVRLVGKIGDDLFGQVLQDALGEVSPHLAADLVIDPGQSTGVTIVIDPPGVDRSFLQHPGVNDTFYASDLPREILESVDLFHFGYPPLMRSIYRGEGAELASILGRARRAGLTTALDFSLPDLSSGPAARLDWLAILDNTLPLVDLFVPSLEELIFLLDRKLFDQHCAKPDLSLIEAIEPSRLEGLADRILRYGVKALLVKLGPRGIYLRTAPSNRWKKCGRGLEHLGEDWHDRQIWAPAFAVTEKSRTGAGDAAIAGFLAGILRGASPEQALRMAVATGAHCVETPGGMAELAGWDQIGSRIERGWETVPLDLAPYGWSEGRAQGVWIKPPSHTTNSSSITR, from the coding sequence ATGTACGCTAAACGTGCCATCATTGCTGGGCTGCTCTGTCTGGATGTGATCCCCGATCTCTCGGCGGTTTCTGAGGGGCAATTTCAACACCGGTTTCAACCCGGGCACTTGATGCGCACGGGCGGTGTCAGGTCCATCCCAGGCGGTGCGGTCGCCAATACCGGACTGGCATTGCACCGTCTGGGCATCCCCGTCCGGCTGGTCGGCAAAATCGGGGATGACTTATTCGGTCAGGTGCTCCAGGATGCCCTCGGTGAAGTGTCACCTCACCTGGCTGCCGACCTGGTGATTGACCCTGGTCAGTCCACCGGCGTGACGATTGTCATCGACCCACCCGGGGTCGACCGATCTTTCCTCCAACACCCGGGCGTCAACGATACCTTTTATGCCTCCGATCTGCCCCGCGAAATCCTGGAAAGCGTCGACCTGTTCCATTTTGGATACCCGCCGCTGATGCGCTCAATTTACCGGGGCGAAGGGGCTGAGTTGGCCTCAATTTTGGGACGCGCCCGCCGCGCCGGGCTGACCACTGCGCTTGATTTCAGCCTTCCCGACCTCTCTTCTGGTCCCGCCGCACGCCTGGATTGGCTGGCAATCCTGGACAACACCCTTCCCCTGGTCGATCTGTTCGTTCCCAGCCTGGAAGAACTGATCTTTTTGCTCGATCGAAAGCTGTTTGACCAGCACTGTGCAAAGCCTGATTTGTCTTTAATCGAAGCGATTGAGCCGTCACGTTTGGAAGGGCTGGCTGACAGGATTTTGCGTTATGGCGTCAAAGCCCTGTTGGTCAAACTTGGTCCGCGGGGAATTTACCTGCGCACAGCGCCCTCAAATCGCTGGAAAAAATGCGGGCGCGGACTGGAGCATCTTGGCGAGGACTGGCATGATCGGCAAATTTGGGCGCCTGCTTTTGCAGTCACCGAAAAATCACGCACGGGTGCCGGCGATGCGGCTATTGCCGGGTTCCTGGCGGGTATATTGCGGGGCGCCTCTCCCGAGCAAGCCCTGCGTATGGCTGTTGCAACCGGCGCCCACTGCGTTGAAACGCCGGGTGGGATGGCTGAACTGGCGGGGTGGGATCAAATCGGTTCGCGAATTGAGCGTGGATGGGAAACCGTCCCGCTTGATTTAGCACCTTACGGGTGGTCAGAAGGCCGGGCACAGGGCGTATGGATCAAACCGCCAAGCCACACCACCAATAGTTCAAGCATAACGAGATGA
- a CDS encoding GntR family transcriptional regulator, whose protein sequence is MINEPLYIHIIRDIQGKIVSGQYPSDTFIPSELELQDIYKVSRTTVRRAISELINAGYLTIIKGVGTKVMPSRLMTMPEELMSFTQLMLNQGVKPGTNILEITKEKATPDIQKALEYQGDLIKISRLRTADNTPISVNISYLPAELLQTNALEVIHTRDSLYEALEKDFMIKIATTEDTYSAISANASQAKQLSIRKGDPLLMIERTAFDKKNRPIEYSIIYLRADRYRHTITLRAK, encoded by the coding sequence ATGATAAACGAACCGCTCTACATTCACATTATTCGTGATATTCAGGGGAAAATCGTTTCCGGTCAGTATCCGAGTGACACGTTCATTCCCAGCGAGCTGGAACTGCAGGATATTTACAAAGTCAGTCGTACCACAGTGCGGCGCGCCATTTCAGAATTGATTAACGCAGGCTACCTTACCATCATCAAAGGAGTTGGTACCAAAGTTATGCCAAGCCGATTGATGACAATGCCTGAAGAATTGATGAGCTTTACACAACTCATGCTAAATCAAGGCGTGAAGCCCGGCACGAATATTTTGGAGATTACAAAAGAAAAAGCGACCCCTGATATACAAAAGGCGTTGGAATACCAGGGGGATCTGATCAAAATTTCGCGACTGCGCACAGCGGATAACACACCCATCTCTGTCAATATCTCTTATCTGCCTGCCGAGTTGTTGCAAACCAATGCTTTAGAGGTTATTCATACCCGCGATTCACTTTATGAAGCACTGGAAAAAGACTTCATGATAAAAATCGCCACCACAGAAGATACATACAGCGCAATCAGTGCCAACGCAAGCCAGGCAAAGCAACTTTCCATCCGCAAAGGCGATCCGTTGCTGATGATAGAACGTACAGCCTTTGATAAAAAGAATCGACCGATTGAATACAGCATCATTTATTTACGGGCTGATCGATACCGTCATACCATCACGTTAAGAGCAAAATAA
- a CDS encoding carbohydrate kinase family protein — MKILGLGTVAMDVLMEVDQLPVADSFGVISKVSYLPGGSGTNVIVQTARLGAEASYIAKLGDDSIGKDILTSLEDEGVDIAGMRIKPEGISLHTNVVLDKDGQKFILLNFGDAFGTLSTEDVDRELIERCDTFFTDCFPNEAPFFALEFAKSLGKTTVFNMQTGFGTYAAFGIQKADLLEALSQIDIFAPSREGLKDLFGSEDPQQVLPELRKYFRGTIIVTLGAKGVIAIDSDDRVIAVPAVKIDPVDTTGAGDSFIGTFMVAHLQWNQPLDEALRTANASAAYTCLGIGARSSPNAKQLGEWILTHTKGE, encoded by the coding sequence ATGAAAATCCTTGGTTTAGGGACAGTGGCAATGGATGTACTCATGGAGGTGGATCAACTGCCTGTTGCCGACAGCTTTGGCGTTATTTCTAAAGTGAGTTATCTGCCAGGAGGTAGCGGTACCAACGTTATCGTACAAACCGCGCGGCTCGGCGCTGAAGCCTCCTACATTGCCAAGCTCGGAGATGACTCCATAGGGAAAGATATATTAACCAGTCTGGAGGATGAAGGTGTTGATATCGCGGGAATGAGAATAAAGCCTGAAGGAATATCTTTGCATACCAATGTAGTGCTGGATAAAGATGGACAAAAATTCATTCTACTTAATTTTGGAGATGCCTTCGGAACGCTGAGCACCGAAGATGTCGATCGGGAATTGATTGAAAGGTGTGACACCTTCTTTACAGATTGTTTTCCTAATGAAGCACCGTTTTTCGCGCTTGAATTTGCAAAATCACTCGGGAAAACAACCGTTTTTAACATGCAGACTGGCTTTGGCACCTATGCTGCCTTTGGCATCCAAAAAGCCGATCTTCTGGAGGCACTCTCTCAGATTGACATATTTGCCCCTTCGCGTGAAGGGCTTAAAGATCTGTTTGGCTCTGAAGATCCTCAGCAAGTGCTACCGGAATTACGCAAATATTTTAGAGGAACCATCATTGTCACTCTGGGCGCAAAAGGGGTCATTGCCATTGACTCAGATGACCGGGTGATAGCAGTTCCAGCAGTGAAAATTGACCCTGTTGATACAACAGGTGCTGGCGATTCATTCATTGGCACTTTTATGGTCGCTCATTTACAATGGAATCAACCATTGGACGAAGCGCTTCGCACGGCGAATGCCAGCGCAGCTTATACGTGCCTGGGTATAGGCGCGCGCAGCAGTCCCAATGCAAAGCAACTCGGAGAATGGATTTTAACACATACCAAAGGAGAATAA
- a CDS encoding ECF transporter S component, whose product MKLEDKKADYKKGKWTTKQIAIMAIFIALSVVGAFIKIPSPIGSIGLDSAPGYFSAVAFGPLIGGIVIAIGHLISGAVVGFPLTIPIHIGIAVGMALIAWVFYILGRKGIIGLIAGVIVCSLLNSFALGVLLLPIGGKALYVSMIVPLLVASAVNLVIAAIAYYALRNSTLLK is encoded by the coding sequence ATGAAATTAGAGGATAAAAAAGCAGACTACAAGAAAGGGAAATGGACCACTAAGCAAATTGCGATTATGGCCATTTTCATCGCGCTGAGTGTTGTTGGCGCGTTTATCAAAATTCCAAGCCCGATTGGTTCAATTGGCTTGGATTCAGCCCCAGGCTATTTTTCGGCAGTTGCCTTTGGACCCCTGATTGGTGGCATTGTCATCGCCATCGGTCACCTGATTTCTGGTGCCGTCGTAGGGTTTCCGCTCACCATTCCGATTCATATCGGTATCGCGGTTGGCATGGCTTTAATTGCCTGGGTATTCTACATCCTCGGGCGCAAGGGCATCATTGGTCTTATCGCGGGCGTTATTGTTTGTTCACTGCTGAACAGCTTTGCCCTGGGCGTTTTGCTGCTTCCTATTGGCGGCAAGGCATTGTATGTATCGATGATTGTGCCGCTGCTGGTCGCGTCCGCGGTTAACCTGGTTATTGCGGCCATTGCTTATTACGCGCTGCGTAACAGCACATTGCTCAAGTAA
- a CDS encoding ABC transporter ATP-binding protein has protein sequence MDAIQVTDLTYHYPDAHKASLQNVSCNIGKGTFTVLMGETGAGKSTLLMSLNGVIPKMMEGTQTGDVKLEGQSIQPYRVQTITEYVGLVMQDAESQILGRTVEEDVMFGPRNYLVPREEIIQRVKDSLKRVRLQGFEKREATSLSGGEKQRLTVASILALNPQILLLDEPTSELDPLGREEIYETIDDLRKNSDITMLVVEHSSEDICEKAEHLLIMQNGKLTWEGKPQDFFRDMDLVTQNGIKPITVSAIGWQLMEAGLIAREEIPLTVEDAARLIRGLIKNQPVPLPPKREPRNSNTLIKVEDLTFGYGKDNLIIDQMNLEIQQGDFVAIIGQNGAGKTTLAKQLNGLLTPISGKIIIDGKDVTGKKPEELAYIIGYVFQNPDHQIFSTTVYNEVLFGLKLAKLPQDEIDQRIEEVLEFTNLKEFKNIHPFSMGKGERQKLAVASILALKPKILVVDEPTTGQDWKGIQVMMEMMKTLNEQGTTIIMITHDMDVVSRYANHVILMNDGEILMEGSPEEVLAETEILRQASVTTTQTVRLCKELGIPVYLDRSQLAESIINLTNGKRA, from the coding sequence ATGGACGCCATTCAGGTTACAGACCTAACCTATCATTACCCGGATGCTCACAAAGCCTCTTTGCAGAACGTTAGCTGCAATATTGGGAAAGGTACGTTTACTGTACTTATGGGTGAGACTGGTGCTGGTAAATCAACTTTGTTAATGAGCCTGAATGGCGTCATTCCAAAAATGATGGAAGGTACCCAGACCGGAGACGTTAAGCTGGAAGGACAGTCTATCCAGCCATATCGGGTGCAGACCATCACAGAATACGTTGGTCTGGTGATGCAGGATGCTGAGTCGCAGATTCTCGGTCGAACCGTTGAAGAAGATGTGATGTTCGGTCCTCGCAATTACCTGGTACCGCGTGAAGAAATCATTCAAAGGGTGAAGGATTCGCTCAAGCGAGTCCGGTTACAGGGCTTTGAGAAGCGAGAGGCAACTTCACTTTCTGGAGGGGAAAAACAGCGCTTAACCGTTGCTTCCATCCTGGCGCTCAATCCTCAAATTCTACTACTAGATGAACCCACCTCCGAACTGGATCCGCTTGGGCGTGAGGAAATCTATGAAACGATAGATGATTTGCGCAAGAATTCAGATATTACCATGCTTGTCGTTGAACATTCCAGTGAAGATATTTGCGAGAAAGCTGAACACTTGCTCATCATGCAAAATGGAAAATTAACCTGGGAAGGCAAGCCGCAGGACTTCTTCAGGGATATGGATTTGGTGACCCAAAATGGCATCAAACCCATCACGGTTTCAGCCATTGGCTGGCAGTTAATGGAAGCTGGATTGATCGCCAGGGAGGAAATCCCCCTGACAGTGGAAGATGCTGCGAGATTGATTCGTGGTTTGATTAAGAATCAACCGGTCCCGCTTCCACCGAAACGCGAACCCAGAAACTCAAACACATTAATCAAGGTTGAAGACCTGACATTTGGCTATGGAAAAGATAATTTGATCATTGATCAAATGAATCTTGAAATCCAACAAGGCGATTTTGTAGCGATCATTGGGCAGAACGGCGCCGGAAAAACGACGTTGGCGAAACAATTAAACGGTTTGCTCACCCCCATTTCAGGGAAAATTATTATTGATGGCAAAGATGTCACCGGCAAAAAGCCGGAAGAGCTGGCATATATCATCGGTTATGTTTTCCAGAATCCTGACCATCAAATCTTTTCGACCACGGTTTACAATGAAGTCCTTTTTGGGCTCAAACTCGCAAAATTACCCCAGGACGAAATCGATCAACGCATTGAAGAAGTTTTGGAATTTACCAACCTTAAAGAATTTAAAAACATCCACCCTTTTTCTATGGGCAAGGGTGAACGGCAGAAACTTGCCGTAGCATCTATTCTGGCGTTGAAACCAAAAATTCTGGTGGTGGATGAACCCACAACGGGACAGGATTGGAAAGGCATCCAGGTGATGATGGAAATGATGAAAACGCTCAACGAGCAAGGCACGACCATCATCATGATCACACACGATATGGATGTTGTCAGTCGCTATGCCAATCATGTCATCCTGATGAACGATGGCGAAATCCTTATGGAAGGAAGTCCGGAAGAAGTGTTGGCGGAAACTGAAATTCTCCGACAGGCAAGTGTGACCACAACGCAAACAGTGAGGCTCTGTAAGGAATTGGGCATACCCGTGTACCTCGACAGAAGCCAGCTGGCTGAGAGCATCATTAACCTTACCAATGGAAAACGCGCATGA
- a CDS encoding energy-coupling factor transporter transmembrane component T family protein, with the protein MTTSRISSLDIRLKVLFFVTMVVLAFFFNNPAYNFVLMAFLIVVMLWGQLPLAGFWSMLKPMLPVFIIILLFTLFTKPYGLPERYTEQILFYLLPNEKMPATSGGLILGINFLLRIMLMISVTYIFISSTAIDDILLLMSEMKAPYWLSILITTAISFIPTMNHKKDLIFQAQKSRGATVNQKGVFGQLLSFVPIMVPLITNSILMANNLAIAMTNRGYGATSQMTMMKDLSFSRVDKVLLVLILLIFIGAVILRFPFKYGVL; encoded by the coding sequence ATGACAACATCAAGAATTAGTTCACTCGATATTCGTTTGAAGGTTTTGTTCTTCGTAACAATGGTGGTGTTAGCCTTCTTCTTTAATAATCCGGCTTACAATTTCGTGCTTATGGCGTTTTTAATTGTCGTGATGCTTTGGGGACAATTGCCATTGGCTGGGTTTTGGTCGATGTTAAAGCCCATGTTACCGGTTTTTATTATTATTCTGCTTTTTACTTTGTTTACAAAACCCTATGGTCTGCCCGAACGCTATACTGAGCAGATTCTTTTCTATTTGTTACCCAATGAAAAGATGCCTGCTACTTCAGGTGGGTTAATCCTAGGGATTAATTTCCTGCTGCGGATTATGTTGATGATTTCAGTGACGTATATTTTTATCTCATCTACAGCAATCGATGACATTTTGTTGTTGATGAGTGAAATGAAAGCGCCTTACTGGCTTTCAATCCTGATAACGACTGCGATCAGTTTCATCCCAACCATGAACCATAAGAAAGATCTGATTTTCCAGGCACAGAAGTCGCGTGGCGCAACGGTAAACCAAAAAGGCGTCTTTGGGCAACTGTTAAGTTTTGTACCTATCATGGTGCCGTTAATCACCAACTCTATTCTGATGGCAAACAACCTGGCGATTGCGATGACCAATAGAGGCTATGGGGCGACTTCACAGATGACCATGATGAAAGATTTAAGCTTCAGTCGTGTGGATAAGGTGCTATTGGTGCTTATTCTGCTCATTTTCATCGGGGCCGTCATTCTACGTTTTCCTTTTAAATATGGAGTTTTATGA
- a CDS encoding ADP-ribosylglycohydrolase family protein translates to MRHIYDTLVGLAYGDSLGMPVEMWPRKRVFEAVGKVDRLLPGQTGNLITSSLKKGAVTDDTHISLILCQQLIEEGDIIPEHFLSRLMNWVENNPESAELIGPSTIKAVELFQQGMALEQIGLFGETNGGAMRIAPIGIFFDLREFDTFMAKVHLACLPTHNTAIAISGAAAIAAAVSYGVHVGSDLNEMLTWVRKAATAGRDFGRDLGYPHIDKRLDLIISLFNQHKDVEARQELLHKSLGTSIQTIDSVPTSLATALFYQGQLRESLQFTANLGGDTDTISAMTGAICGALNGAHQIPAEDIELIERVNSIDFSGIADRICQKLDSMPRLS, encoded by the coding sequence ATGAGGCATATCTACGACACGCTTGTCGGCCTGGCTTACGGAGACAGCCTCGGTATGCCTGTCGAAATGTGGCCTCGAAAACGAGTTTTTGAAGCTGTAGGAAAAGTTGACCGTTTATTACCCGGTCAGACAGGAAACCTGATTACAAGCAGCCTTAAAAAAGGTGCAGTCACAGATGACACGCACATCAGCCTGATTCTTTGCCAGCAGTTGATTGAAGAAGGCGATATCATCCCCGAGCATTTTCTCAGCCGTTTGATGAACTGGGTTGAAAACAATCCCGAAAGCGCCGAACTGATCGGCCCCAGCACGATCAAAGCTGTCGAACTTTTTCAGCAGGGTATGGCATTAGAGCAAATCGGTTTGTTTGGCGAGACCAATGGCGGTGCAATGCGCATCGCACCGATTGGCATCTTCTTTGATTTGAGGGAATTTGATACATTCATGGCAAAGGTACATTTGGCATGTTTACCTACCCACAACACAGCGATCGCTATCTCTGGTGCGGCAGCGATTGCAGCGGCAGTTTCATACGGGGTGCATGTGGGAAGTGACCTAAATGAAATGCTCACCTGGGTTAGAAAGGCAGCGACCGCGGGGAGAGACTTCGGACGCGATCTGGGTTACCCGCATATTGATAAACGTTTGGACTTAATTATTTCATTATTTAATCAACACAAAGATGTGGAAGCCAGGCAGGAGCTCTTGCATAAGTCGCTGGGGACTTCCATACAAACCATCGACTCAGTTCCCACCAGCCTGGCAACAGCACTTTTTTACCAGGGACAGTTGCGAGAGTCGTTGCAGTTTACTGCCAATCTTGGCGGCGATACTGATACAATTTCGGCAATGACCGGTGCTATTTGTGGAGCACTGAATGGCGCTCATCAAATACCAGCTGAAGACATCGAATTAATTGAGCGCGTTAACAGCATCGATTTTTCTGGGATTGCCGATAGGATCTGCCAGAAATTAGACAGTATGCCCCGTTTGAGTTGA
- a CDS encoding ADP-ribosylglycohydrolase family protein, with the protein MVKKAWQLEKEFRQTALPVDRRVVPAQWDHVQEYPCGDGLLRWNWNIKVPGSLAVDRFFVGMVQDWGNQGYDVSEAEELLPLGIQLEAEDRMEELRVVSARVMKALCEAPKIPGHPYHSYEHPSSWDDVREALPAASGYQPLSGWRDDIPERIYQGWIGQIAGGSFGTAIEGYTGELIQKVYGDVRGYLIPPETTNDDVVYELLLLDVYERMGKGITSDVLGDEWVQKLPYGVSAEGVALRNLNLGIYPPDSGSFLNPYCDWIGAQMRTMVCGMLAPADPMEAARLAHIDSVISHARNGVYGGMYAAVITSLAFVMDNPREIVVEGARYIPAKSEYAAKLAFCFDVLSNNSDPEKAWAVLDKHFEQYNWIHAYPNLAADLLALWYGDGDFTETMALLAKAGYDVDCNAGLVGNVLGVMREVPEEWSDPLEDLLETYIKGKERLSIRSIADMNARLAKG; encoded by the coding sequence ATGGTTAAAAAAGCATGGCAATTAGAAAAAGAATTCCGCCAGACTGCCCTGCCGGTAGACCGTCGGGTTGTTCCTGCACAATGGGATCATGTGCAAGAATATCCTTGTGGGGACGGCCTTCTGCGCTGGAACTGGAATATTAAAGTACCTGGTTCCCTCGCAGTTGACCGTTTTTTTGTCGGTATGGTGCAGGACTGGGGAAATCAGGGCTATGACGTCAGTGAAGCGGAAGAACTCCTGCCTTTGGGAATTCAGCTGGAGGCAGAAGACCGCATGGAAGAGTTACGTGTCGTTTCTGCTCGGGTGATGAAGGCACTCTGCGAAGCGCCAAAAATTCCTGGCCACCCATATCATAGTTACGAACATCCTTCTTCCTGGGATGATGTAAGAGAGGCGTTGCCTGCTGCTTCAGGATATCAGCCACTATCAGGCTGGAGAGACGACATTCCAGAACGCATTTACCAGGGTTGGATTGGTCAGATCGCCGGAGGCTCGTTTGGAACAGCCATTGAAGGATATACCGGCGAACTCATCCAGAAAGTTTATGGCGATGTGAGGGGATATCTGATCCCCCCGGAAACCACGAATGATGATGTGGTTTACGAATTATTGTTGCTGGATGTGTACGAAAGAATGGGTAAAGGTATCACCTCGGACGTTTTAGGAGACGAGTGGGTTCAAAAACTTCCGTATGGTGTATCTGCTGAGGGCGTTGCACTTCGCAATTTGAATTTGGGTATCTACCCACCGGATTCGGGCAGCTTTTTAAACCCTTATTGTGATTGGATTGGCGCTCAAATGCGAACAATGGTGTGCGGCATGTTAGCACCAGCCGACCCCATGGAAGCAGCCCGATTGGCTCATATTGATTCTGTCATTTCGCATGCACGCAATGGTGTTTATGGGGGGATGTATGCCGCTGTGATAACATCCTTAGCTTTTGTGATGGACAATCCTCGTGAAATTGTGGTCGAGGGTGCAAGGTATATCCCTGCAAAAAGTGAATATGCTGCCAAATTAGCCTTCTGTTTTGATGTGCTCAGTAATAATTCCGATCCCGAAAAAGCCTGGGCGGTTTTGGACAAGCACTTTGAACAGTACAACTGGATTCATGCATATCCCAACCTGGCTGCTGACCTGTTGGCGCTGTGGTATGGGGACGGTGATTTTACTGAAACGATGGCTCTGCTGGCAAAAGCCGGGTACGATGTGGACTGCAATGCCGGCCTGGTTGGAAATGTTCTGGGTGTCATGCGGGAAGTGCCAGAAGAATGGTCTGACCCGCTGGAAGATTTGCTGGAAACCTATATTAAAGGCAAAGAGAGGCTTTCTATCCGGTCGATCGCCGACATGAATGCGCGCTTAGCAAAAGGCTAA
- a CDS encoding MFS transporter has protein sequence MRKFHRNVWAVSLTSFFMDISSEMVINIIPLFLFNVLGVRTNIIGIIEGVAEATASVLKVFSGWLSDKLRARKWLAVIGYGLSTLSKPFFYFAKSWGMVAGVRWADRVGKGVRTAPRDALVADSIKPEQRGLAFGFHRAADTGGAMVGLLIAALVVWLAQSTNLQLGENTFRTVVLISLVPALFAVISLAVIAKDVKVQDASAATKISFKRLGKPFLVFMLIVGLFDLGNSSDAFLVLRAQERGVSVLGILLMLAAFNLIYALVSTPAGNLSDHIDRRLVIIGGWLLYGLIYLGFALARQPWHVWTLYCAYGLYYGLTYGTAKAMVADLVAPELRGTAYGTYNAVLGMLDLPASLIAGVLWQGVGRWAGFGPSAPFLFGGGLAVLAAIGMAIWRPQTLPGSTE, from the coding sequence ATGCGCAAATTTCACCGCAACGTGTGGGCGGTCAGCCTGACCAGTTTTTTCATGGATATTTCCAGCGAAATGGTGATCAACATCATTCCGCTGTTCCTCTTCAACGTCCTGGGCGTGCGTACCAATATCATCGGCATTATTGAAGGCGTGGCTGAAGCCACAGCCAGCGTGCTGAAGGTGTTCTCAGGGTGGCTTTCAGACAAACTGCGCGCTCGAAAATGGCTGGCAGTCATCGGGTACGGGCTTTCAACGCTTTCAAAACCCTTCTTTTATTTTGCTAAAAGCTGGGGGATGGTGGCTGGCGTACGCTGGGCAGATCGCGTCGGAAAAGGTGTGCGCACCGCGCCGCGTGACGCATTGGTTGCAGACTCAATCAAACCCGAGCAGCGCGGTCTGGCTTTTGGTTTTCATCGGGCTGCAGACACCGGCGGTGCTATGGTCGGTTTGTTGATCGCTGCCCTGGTGGTCTGGCTGGCGCAGTCGACCAACTTACAGCTGGGAGAAAATACCTTTCGCACCGTTGTGCTGATCAGCCTGGTGCCGGCATTGTTCGCAGTGATCAGCCTGGCGGTCATTGCCAAAGATGTCAAGGTTCAGGATGCATCCGCTGCTACGAAAATCTCTTTCAAGCGTCTGGGCAAGCCTTTTCTGGTCTTCATGCTGATTGTGGGCCTTTTCGATTTAGGAAACTCTTCGGATGCTTTTCTGGTGCTGCGGGCACAGGAGCGGGGTGTGAGCGTGCTGGGCATCCTGCTCATGCTGGCAGCTTTCAACCTGATCTATGCCCTGGTTTCCACCCCTGCCGGCAACCTTTCGGACCATATTGACCGACGCCTGGTGATCATCGGCGGATGGCTGTTATACGGACTGATTTATCTGGGGTTTGCTCTGGCCAGGCAGCCCTGGCATGTGTGGACGCTTTATTGTGCTTATGGTTTATATTATGGGTTGACCTACGGTACAGCCAAAGCCATGGTCGCCGATCTGGTCGCTCCCGAGCTGCGCGGCACGGCATACGGCACGTATAACGCTGTCCTTGGCATGCTTGACCTGCCAGCTTCGTTAATCGCCGGGGTGTTGTGGCAGGGCGTCGGTCGCTGGGCAGGTTTCGGACCCTCTGCACCCTTCTTGTTTGGGGGTGGGCTGGCGGTTTTAGCTGCCATCGGCATGGCGATCTGGCGTCCTCAAACCTTGCCGGGATCCACAGAGTAA